A genomic region of Papaver somniferum cultivar HN1 chromosome 7, ASM357369v1, whole genome shotgun sequence contains the following coding sequences:
- the LOC113296565 gene encoding F-box/kelch-repeat protein At3g06240-like — translation MHLDINTQRKNYNIIFEGYDLRTHCRTLNSISYDSLWSVNGGETEIVELADYPIAEMCPIAATKEYKIIKSESIPGLLYTNVNAFGYDGKADDYKLIFLSGYAELIVYMLGSNTWKRSRCVPYVFPSEQQTETLVNGSFHWLGQTLKKNSKLIVVFDFCNEEFDELQLPKELLEKKHLTIGVLGGCLCVTVTVSEVCFEVWVMQDYGVQESWTPRYTFDYHKEFMGVYDALKLMSSFRNDHILVRTGQCLFIYDPKHPRGRNPKSLSSFWLRNTVGYVESLVSLNSGTYAGRNNRIGV, via the exons ATGCACCTTGATATTAATACACAAAGGAAAAACTACAATATCATATTTGAAGGCTATGACCTGAGAACACATTGTAGGACACTCAATTCTATAAGTTATGATTCATTATGGTCAGTCAATGGAGGTGAAACCGAAATTGTTGAATTGGCGGATTACCCAATAGCTGAGATGTGTCCCATAGCAG CAACTAAAGAGTACAAGATAATAAAATCCGAATCAATACCTGGTCTTCTTTACACCAATGTAAATGCTTTTGGTTATGATGGCAAGGCTGATGATTACAAGCTAATATTCCTATCTGGATATGCTGAGTTAATCGTGTATATGTTAGGATCAAACACATGGAAAAGAAGTCGTTGCGTGCCTTATGTATTTCCTAGTGAGCAACAAACTGAGACTCTTGTTAACGGATCCTTTCACTGGTTAGGCCAAACGTTGAAGAAAAACTCAAAGTTAATAGTCGTTTTTGATTTCTGCAACGAGGAATTCGATGAATTGCAACTTCCGAAAGAACTCTTAGAGAAGAAGCATTTGACCATTGGAGTTTTGGGAGGATGCCTTTGTGTAACTGTTACGGTCTCTGAGGTTTGTTTTGAAGTTTGGGTTATGCAAGACTATGGAGTTCAAGAATCTTGGACTCCACGTTATACATTTGACTACCATAAAGAATTTATGGGTGTCTATGATGCTTTGAAGCTTATGTCGTCTTTCAGGAACGATCATATTCTAGTAAGGACTGGCCAATGTTTATTTATATATGACCCAAAGCATCCAAGGGGTAGAAATCCCAAGAGCTTGAGTAGTTTCTGGCTCCGTAATACAGTAGGTTATGTGGAAAGTCTAGTTTCACTCAACTCGGGTACTTATGCGGGAAGAAATAACAGGATAGGtgtatga